The sequence below is a genomic window from bacterium.
GCCACCTATAACGGCTCGAATCCCTACCAGGCGCCTGCCACGCTGAACATCATCCCTTATGTCGAATATGGATTAGGCGGGTTCTATATCAAAGGCGGCATGTATCGTCTGGTCGAAGCCCTGGAGCAGGTGGCCCGAGCGCTCGGTGTCCGCATTCACCTGGGCCGGCCGGTGGAGGAAATCGTCACGCAACAGAGACGGGTGACCGGAGTGCGGGTGAACGGAGAGCTGGTGCGTACGGATCGAGTGCTGTGCAATGCGGATGTGGTCACCGCCTTCAATCACCTGCTCCCCGGCCTGGCCCGCGAGCGCCGCAAGCTTAGCCGGCTGGAGCCGTCACTGTCCGGCATGGTCTTTCTCTGGGGCGTTCAGCAGCGCCATCCGCAGCTGGTGCATCATAACATCTTTTTCTCGACCGACTATCGCGGTGAATTCGAGCAGATTTTCCGCCAACAGCGGCCGCCGGAGGATCCAACGATCTATGTCGCCATCACCAGCCGGTTCGATGCCGGCGACGCACCCGCCGGCGCGGAGAACTGGTTTGTGCTGGTCAACATGCCATATCTTTGTCCGGACGTCGCAGAGCCGAATGTGGATTCAGTGCGCCGTTCCGTGCTGGAAAAACTGCAACGCAACGGACTCGATCTCGCCGGCCGGATCAGCTGCGAGACGGTCATCACCCCGCGCGATCTTTTGCAGCGCTACGGCGGCAATCGCGGCAGCATCTATGGCCTCTCGAGCAATTCGCGCTCCATGGCATTCCGCCGGCCGGCCAACCGCAGCCGCGCCGTGCGCGGGCTCTATTTCGCCGGCGGCGCCTGCCATCCGGGCGGCGGCATCCCCCTGGTGCTGCTCTCCGGCAAAATGGCGGCGGATTTGATCAGCGAAAGGGAATAAGCGGAACCACTGCGACGGTTGGAAAGATCGGACCCGGAGGAATTCACCCAAGCGGAAATAGAATGAGCAAAGAAAAAAAAGTGATCGTCATCGGCGCCGGATTCGGCGGCCTGGCCATCGCCAACCGGCTGCAGGTGCAAGGTTTTCAGGTGACTTTGCTGGAAAAAAATGCCCGAGTGGGCGGCCACGGCTATCCGCTGGAGATCGACGGTTTTCATTTCGACATGGGGCCCTCCCTGATCACCGCGCCCGAACTGCTGCAAGAGATCTTTGCCCTGGCCGGCAAACGGCTGGCCGATTATGTGGAGATCATTCCCCTCGATCCCTATTACCGCATCTATTTTCACGATAAAAC
It includes:
- the crtI gene encoding phytoene desaturase → VTHLSPADRGQFDRFMAYSRTIYEATAEVFLFTPIHEWKKLLHMRHLSALLKLPSIDAWRTVHAGVKRFFEDERLVQLFDRYATYNGSNPYQAPATLNIIPYVEYGLGGFYIKGGMYRLVEALEQVARALGVRIHLGRPVEEIVTQQRRVTGVRVNGELVRTDRVLCNADVVTAFNHLLPGLARERRKLSRLEPSLSGMVFLWGVQQRHPQLVHHNIFFSTDYRGEFEQIFRQQRPPEDPTIYVAITSRFDAGDAPAGAENWFVLVNMPYLCPDVAEPNVDSVRRSVLEKLQRNGLDLAGRISCETVITPRDLLQRYGGNRGSIYGLSSNSRSMAFRRPANRSRAVRGLYFAGGACHPGGGIPLVLLSGKMAADLISERE
- a CDS encoding NAD(P)-binding protein — its product is MSKEKKVIVIGAGFGGLAIANRLQVQGFQVTLLEKNARVGGHGYPLEIDGFHFDMGPSLITAPELLQEIFALAGKRLADYVEIIPLDPYYRIYFHDKTFIDYTGDSERMRSQMAQFNARDAQRYEAFMSASRKLYEAVIVQGLGARPFMDWASMLSFMPAALRLN